Proteins from one Diprion similis isolate iyDipSimi1 chromosome 3, iyDipSimi1.1, whole genome shotgun sequence genomic window:
- the LOC124404650 gene encoding cyclic GMP-AMP synthase-like: MEKINYDKRFKSSCVFNQSNKQFVSLEKKQARQYNKHLQKVLNAFIRKAMEIDPLFNACYRQTDYVGSYYQGLKVGVPDEYDLNIILKLPISYEDLTILIASEKPGYIKIGTKSDILPNLQKHDRWPEYKRMLKWLDESNMCLDQNKFRQWFESLVVRTFQEFQPIDEDDYTSISVTKKYVLRHKKSGPALTLKIDVSHQYSIDVDLVPVLQFQTALPSPFRDHTYTKQRWLAIAKPLECPNDNILWRPSYYERERKILKRNGQLKPIIRQMKKFRDTQEFKSIASYHITTLFLWELEEQSYNQQLQRLPPTFLFYHMLKRFQEACEKREIRNFWYPKNNLLCNIAETKLSHINYKLIDIIKQIEEQIETNKYIIAEYVLNDDEVKRLKSLPSIGRVSR; this comes from the exons atggagaaaataaattacgatAAAAGGTTCAAATCGAGTTGCGTTTTTAATCAATCAAATAAGCAATTTGTCtcactggaaaaaaaacaagcacgGCAGTACAACAAGCACCTACAAAAG GTTTTGAACGCATTCATAAGAAAAGCGATGGAAATTGATCCCTTATTCAACGCCTGTTATAGACAGACTGACTATGTAGGAAGTTACTATCAAGGTCTCAAAGTAGGCGTACCAGATGAATATGATTTGAATATCATTTTAAAACTACCGATTTCATACGAAGACTTGACG ATTTTAATTGCTTCCGAGAAGCCAGGATACATAAAAATTGGAACAAAGTCTgatattttaccaaatttacaaaaacatGATAGATGGCCAGAGTATAA GCGCATGCTCAAATGGCTTGACGAATCAAATATGTGTCTTGATCAAAACAAGTTCCGTCAGTGGTTTGAATCACTTGTGGTCAGGacttttcaagaatttcagccCATTGATGAAGATGATTACACATCAATAtcagttacaaaaaaatacgtg CTGCGTCACAAGAAAAGTGGGCCAGCGCTAACTTTGAAGATAGATGTATCTCACCAGTACAGCATAGATGTGGATCTCGTTCCGGtacttcaatttcaaactgcaCTTCCTTCGCCGTTTAGGGATCATACTTATACG AAACAGAGATGGTTGGCCATAGCGAAACCGTTGGAGTGCCCCAATGATAATATACTGTGGAGACCAAGTTACTATGaaagagaacgaaaaattttgaagaggaACGGCCAATTGAAACCAATCATAAGGCAAATGAAG AAATTTCGGGATACACAAGAATTCAAGAGCATTGCCAGTTACCATATTACAACTCTGTTCCTTTGGGAATTAGAGGAACAAAGTTATAACCAACAGTTACAAAGACTGCCacccacatttttattttaccat atGTTGAAAAGATTTCAAGAAGCCTGCGAGAAGCGAGAAATACGCAATTTTTGGTATCCAAAAAATAATCTACTGTGCAATATTGCCGAAACAAAATTATCACATATCAATTACAAATTGATTGACATTATAAAACAGATCGAAGAACAAATTGAAACTAACAAGTATATCATTGCAGAATATGTAT tGAACGATGATGAAGTGAAGCGCTTGAAATCGCTTCCATCAATTGGAAGAGTATCGCGCTAA
- the LOC124404602 gene encoding 26S proteasome non-ATPase regulatory subunit 10-like isoform X1 — protein MAPPVSSVYDLAYRGKTEAVKILINENPKLKTDTDANGRMLIHWAALGGHDDLVSYLLSLGFPTDPKDDMEMTPLILAASGGRDKVVNLLLNQGANVNAQTNDGHSALQYAASKNWKTICAALLEQNADINIADKRGSTPLHRSATKGNLAIVKLLLEYGKQLKIDQRDAYGNSALHLACEEDRQEEAKLLVSNGASIELTNNDRKTPLDLCNVVFARQLKELHDKTLPV, from the exons ATGGCGCCGCCGGTATCATCTGTCTACGATTTGGCTTATCGAGGCAAAACAGAAGCCGTAAAAATACTAATCaatgaaaatccaaaactCAAAACAGACACGGACGCG AATGGCAGGATGCTCATTCATTGGGCTGCTTTAGGGGGACACGACGATCTGGTCTCTTATCTTCTGTCGCTAGGTTTCCCAACGGATCCAAAAGATGAT ATGGAAATGACACCCCTGATCCTGGCGGCTTCGGGAGGTCGTGATAAAGTGGTGAACCTACTGTTAAACCAAGGGGCTAATGTAAACGCTCAGACGAACGATGGTCATTCGGCGCTTCAATATGCAGCttcgaaaaattggaaaacaatATGCGCCGCGCTGCTTGAACAAAACGCAGATATAAATATTGCCGACAAGCGGGGATCAACGCCTCTTCACCGAAGCGCGACGAAAGGAAATTTGGCGATCGTGAAACTTCTCCTAGAGTACGGAAAGCAGCTGAAAATTG ATCAGAGAGATGCATATGGCAACAGCGCATTACATTTGGCATGCGAAGAAGACCGACAAGAAGAAGCCAAATTATTGGTTTCAAACGGTGCCTCTATTGAACTGACAAATAACGACCGTAAAACACCCCTGGATTTGTGTAATGTAGTATTCGCCAGACAGCTGAAAGAACTTCACGATAAAACCTTACCGGTATGA
- the LOC124404602 gene encoding 26S proteasome non-ATPase regulatory subunit 10-like isoform X2, with the protein MAPPVSSVYDLAYRGKTEAVKILINENPKLKTDTDAMEMTPLILAASGGRDKVVNLLLNQGANVNAQTNDGHSALQYAASKNWKTICAALLEQNADINIADKRGSTPLHRSATKGNLAIVKLLLEYGKQLKIDQRDAYGNSALHLACEEDRQEEAKLLVSNGASIELTNNDRKTPLDLCNVVFARQLKELHDKTLPV; encoded by the exons ATGGCGCCGCCGGTATCATCTGTCTACGATTTGGCTTATCGAGGCAAAACAGAAGCCGTAAAAATACTAATCaatgaaaatccaaaactCAAAACAGACACGGACGCG ATGGAAATGACACCCCTGATCCTGGCGGCTTCGGGAGGTCGTGATAAAGTGGTGAACCTACTGTTAAACCAAGGGGCTAATGTAAACGCTCAGACGAACGATGGTCATTCGGCGCTTCAATATGCAGCttcgaaaaattggaaaacaatATGCGCCGCGCTGCTTGAACAAAACGCAGATATAAATATTGCCGACAAGCGGGGATCAACGCCTCTTCACCGAAGCGCGACGAAAGGAAATTTGGCGATCGTGAAACTTCTCCTAGAGTACGGAAAGCAGCTGAAAATTG ATCAGAGAGATGCATATGGCAACAGCGCATTACATTTGGCATGCGAAGAAGACCGACAAGAAGAAGCCAAATTATTGGTTTCAAACGGTGCCTCTATTGAACTGACAAATAACGACCGTAAAACACCCCTGGATTTGTGTAATGTAGTATTCGCCAGACAGCTGAAAGAACTTCACGATAAAACCTTACCGGTATGA